A window of Natrinema versiforme contains these coding sequences:
- the purF gene encoding amidophosphoribosyltransferase has translation MTEKCGVVGVALDGRDAARPLYYALYALQHRGQESAGIVTHDGFQQHSHVEMGLVGDAFGEDDLDALNGAAGIGHVRYPTAGSVDSSCAQPFSVSFKSGSLGLSHNGNLVNADEIRDELAAAGHAFTSDGDTEVIAHDLARNLLEEDLVRAVKRTMGRIHGSYSLTITHDDTVLGVRDPQGNRPLCIGELEDGYILASESAAIDTLDGELVRDVRPGELVVLQDDGQGFDSYQLVENENTAHCFFEHVYFARPDSVIDDTLVYEARRNLGRKLWEESGVETDVVMPVPDSGRAFASGYADAASETTADGEARDADDDGVEFAEGLMKNRYVGRTFIMPTQDERERAVRLKLNPIKSTIEGKTVTVIDDSIVRGTTSTQLVQLLKDCGAEAVHVRIGAPAIVAPCYMGIDMATREELIAADKSTDEIRDEIAADSLAYLSTDAVADVLEKERIDLCLGCVTGEYPYDIEGEETDRDVSRPDVGGQQLPADD, from the coding sequence ATGACCGAAAAGTGTGGCGTCGTCGGCGTCGCACTCGACGGTCGAGACGCGGCACGACCGTTGTACTACGCGCTCTACGCACTCCAGCACCGCGGGCAGGAGTCCGCGGGGATCGTCACTCACGACGGGTTCCAACAGCACAGCCACGTCGAAATGGGGCTCGTGGGGGACGCCTTCGGCGAGGACGACCTCGACGCGCTCAACGGGGCCGCGGGGATCGGCCACGTCCGGTATCCGACGGCCGGCTCGGTCGACTCCTCCTGTGCACAGCCCTTCTCCGTCTCCTTTAAGAGCGGCTCGCTCGGTCTGAGCCACAACGGCAACCTCGTCAACGCCGACGAGATCCGCGACGAACTCGCCGCCGCGGGGCATGCCTTCACCAGCGACGGCGACACCGAGGTCATCGCCCACGACCTCGCGCGCAACCTCCTCGAGGAGGATCTGGTCCGCGCCGTCAAGCGCACGATGGGGCGGATCCACGGCTCGTACTCGCTGACGATCACCCACGACGACACGGTCCTCGGCGTGCGCGATCCGCAGGGGAACCGCCCCCTCTGTATCGGGGAACTCGAGGACGGCTACATCCTCGCCTCCGAGTCGGCCGCGATCGACACCTTAGATGGGGAACTCGTCCGCGACGTTCGGCCGGGGGAACTCGTCGTCCTGCAGGACGACGGGCAGGGCTTTGACTCCTACCAGCTCGTCGAGAACGAGAACACCGCCCACTGCTTCTTCGAGCACGTTTACTTCGCACGCCCCGACAGCGTGATCGACGACACGCTCGTCTACGAGGCCCGGCGGAACCTCGGTCGCAAGCTCTGGGAGGAAAGCGGCGTCGAGACCGATGTCGTGATGCCGGTCCCCGACTCGGGACGCGCGTTCGCGTCGGGCTACGCCGACGCGGCGAGCGAGACGACCGCCGACGGCGAGGCCCGCGACGCGGATGACGACGGCGTCGAGTTCGCCGAGGGGCTGATGAAGAACCGCTACGTCGGCCGTACCTTCATCATGCCTACCCAAGACGAGCGCGAACGCGCGGTGCGGCTGAAGCTCAACCCGATCAAGTCCACGATCGAGGGCAAGACTGTCACCGTCATCGACGACTCGATCGTCCGCGGGACCACCTCGACCCAGCTCGTCCAACTGCTCAAGGACTGCGGGGCCGAGGCGGTCCACGTCCGCATCGGCGCGCCGGCGATCGTCGCCCCCTGTTACATGGGCATCGACATGGCCACCCGCGAGGAGCTGATCGCCGCGGACAAATCGACCGACGAGATCCGCGACGAGATCGCCGCCGACAGTCTCGCCTATCTCTCGACCGACGCCGTCGCAGACGTGCTCGAGAAAGAACGGATCGACCTCTGTCTGGGCTGTGTCACGGGCGAGTACCCCTACGACATCGAGGGCGAAGAAACCGACCGCGACGTGAGCCGTCCCGATGTGGGCGGTCAGCAGTTGCCCGCGGACGACTAA
- a CDS encoding DASS family sodium-coupled anion symporter, translating into MVTERESTVGSVSRRLWAYLWTVNTRTKAYLTLDAPAMIADMDDLTAEERRLARRVFPDGGRDREASEGARTGDGTHRGGDGNDGSGGGDRSDDGGSPFDVGGTYGLRQKIGFVLGPVLFALIFLSPTPDGLSAAGKAVAAVTAWVAVWWMSEAIPIPATSLLPIVLFPLTGALPVADTTPSYGHPLIFLFMGGFFLAMAMQRWGLHRRIALRTIKAVGTEPSRLILGFMLATAFLSMWVSNSATVMMMVPIALAVIYQTADLVDETGLEVDTSEGNFSFGVALMLCIAYGASVGGVATLIGTPPNVLFAGQASELFDQSVSFAEWMLYGVPISIIGLVAVYGYVTRAVSPQFEELPAGADTIDRELERLGSMSRQERMVAVVFVAMAASWIGASLIDPLFGVAPPEDADTIVAIGGALVLFTLPTTTAEGDHTFLLDWTNAVDIPWGVILLFGGGLSIANAFGETGLAAWIGEGLGLLEGVSMIAILFAVVLMTIFLTEVTSNTATTAMLMPILAGVAVGIGVHPFGLMIAGATAASFAFMLPVATPPNAIVFGSGYITLPQMAKVGVGLNVIGIVLITLVAVGWLPIAWGIDIGTLPAEFAEAFQG; encoded by the coding sequence ATGGTGACGGAGCGAGAGTCGACCGTGGGATCGGTCTCCCGGCGGTTGTGGGCGTATCTGTGGACCGTCAACACCCGGACGAAGGCGTATCTCACGCTCGACGCGCCGGCCATGATCGCGGACATGGACGACCTGACGGCCGAGGAACGTCGCCTCGCACGGCGGGTGTTCCCCGACGGCGGTCGCGACCGGGAGGCGAGCGAGGGTGCCCGAACCGGCGACGGGACTCACCGCGGCGGTGACGGCAACGACGGCTCCGGCGGTGGCGACCGCAGCGACGACGGTGGCTCGCCGTTCGATGTCGGCGGCACGTACGGGCTCCGGCAGAAGATCGGCTTCGTCCTCGGACCCGTCCTGTTCGCGCTCATCTTCCTCTCGCCGACGCCGGACGGGCTCTCGGCCGCGGGAAAGGCCGTCGCCGCCGTCACCGCGTGGGTCGCCGTCTGGTGGATGTCCGAGGCGATTCCGATCCCCGCCACGTCGCTGCTCCCGATCGTTCTGTTCCCGCTGACCGGGGCGCTCCCCGTCGCGGACACGACGCCGTCCTACGGCCACCCGCTGATCTTCCTCTTCATGGGCGGGTTCTTCCTCGCGATGGCGATGCAGCGGTGGGGACTCCACCGGCGAATCGCGCTGCGGACGATCAAAGCGGTCGGCACCGAGCCTTCGCGGCTCATCCTCGGGTTCATGCTCGCGACGGCCTTCCTCTCGATGTGGGTCTCGAACAGCGCAACCGTGATGATGATGGTCCCCATCGCGCTGGCGGTCATCTACCAGACCGCCGATCTGGTCGACGAGACTGGTCTCGAGGTCGACACCAGCGAGGGGAACTTTTCGTTCGGCGTCGCGCTGATGCTCTGTATCGCCTACGGCGCGTCCGTCGGTGGCGTCGCGACGTTGATCGGCACCCCGCCGAACGTACTCTTCGCGGGGCAGGCCTCGGAGCTGTTCGACCAGTCCGTCTCCTTCGCCGAGTGGATGCTCTACGGCGTGCCGATCTCGATCATCGGCCTCGTCGCCGTCTACGGCTACGTCACTCGAGCGGTCTCGCCCCAGTTCGAGGAACTCCCAGCCGGCGCGGACACGATTGACCGCGAACTCGAGCGGCTCGGATCGATGAGCAGACAGGAGCGGATGGTCGCCGTGGTCTTCGTCGCGATGGCGGCGTCCTGGATCGGCGCGAGCCTGATCGATCCGCTCTTCGGCGTCGCGCCGCCGGAGGACGCCGATACGATCGTCGCCATCGGCGGCGCGCTGGTCCTGTTTACGCTGCCGACGACGACCGCCGAGGGCGACCACACCTTCCTGCTCGACTGGACGAACGCCGTCGACATCCCGTGGGGGGTCATCCTCCTGTTCGGCGGCGGGCTCTCCATCGCGAACGCCTTCGGCGAGACCGGCCTCGCGGCGTGGATCGGCGAGGGGCTCGGCCTCCTCGAGGGCGTGTCGATGATCGCGATCCTGTTCGCCGTGGTGCTGATGACGATCTTCCTGACGGAGGTCACCTCGAACACGGCGACGACGGCGATGCTCATGCCGATCCTCGCCGGCGTCGCGGTCGGCATCGGCGTCCACCCCTTCGGACTCATGATCGCGGGCGCGACCGCCGCCTCGTTCGCGTTCATGCTCCCGGTCGCGACCCCGCCGAACGCGATCGTTTTCGGTAGCGGCTACATCACGCTGCCCCAGATGGCCAAGGTCGGCGTCGGACTCAACGTCATCGGGATCGTCCTGATCACGCTGGTCGCGGTCGGCTGGCTCCCGATCGCGTGGGGGATCGATATCGGCACGCTCCCGGCGGAGTTCGCGGAGGCGTTCCAAGGGTGA
- a CDS encoding tautomerase: protein MPLLQFDTTLSLSDAEKTAFADRVTELYTDEMATTAGHVAVTIRDREPADLHLGRAVDGPLVFLDAEIRQGRSLERKRSFALATMAYLGDTFDVPDENMKVVFTEHPGESMMGVDRVGGEWDGDGEDGD from the coding sequence ATGCCACTGCTGCAGTTCGATACGACACTGTCGCTATCGGATGCAGAGAAAACCGCCTTCGCCGACCGGGTCACGGAGCTGTATACCGATGAGATGGCGACGACCGCGGGACACGTCGCCGTGACGATCCGGGACCGCGAGCCGGCGGACCTCCACCTCGGGCGCGCCGTCGATGGCCCGCTGGTGTTTCTCGACGCCGAGATACGGCAGGGCCGATCGCTCGAGCGAAAACGCTCGTTCGCGCTGGCGACCATGGCCTACCTCGGGGACACGTTCGATGTCCCCGACGAGAACATGAAGGTCGTGTTCACCGAACATCCGGGCGAGTCGATGATGGGCGTCGACCGCGTCGGCGGCGAGTGGGACGGTGACGGCGAAGATGGCGACTGA
- a CDS encoding universal stress protein → MYRVLLPVDDTESRARDQAAAVRDLPGAATEISVDVLHVREDAGGTDAEWAAGGFAEEYADEMERLQGDESLPGSVEAAVDVLEAGDLEWTVRTATGDSAETILEAAEEYDSDLIVIGVRSRSPVGKVLFGSVAQAVILDSDRPVTVVPAN, encoded by the coding sequence ATGTACCGCGTGTTGCTTCCCGTCGACGACACCGAATCGCGAGCGCGGGACCAAGCGGCGGCCGTCCGCGACCTCCCGGGCGCAGCGACCGAGATCTCGGTCGACGTGCTCCACGTCCGCGAAGACGCCGGCGGAACGGACGCCGAGTGGGCGGCGGGCGGGTTCGCCGAGGAGTACGCCGACGAGATGGAGCGCCTGCAGGGGGACGAGTCGCTCCCCGGGTCGGTCGAGGCGGCGGTCGACGTACTGGAAGCGGGCGATCTCGAGTGGACGGTTCGAACGGCGACGGGCGATTCCGCGGAGACGATCCTCGAGGCGGCCGAGGAGTACGACAGCGATCTGATCGTTATCGGCGTCCGCAGTCGGTCGCCGGTCGGCAAGGTACTCTTCGGGAGCGTCGCGCAGGCGGTGATCCTCGATAGCGATCGGCCGGTAACGGTTGTCCCGGCAAACTAA
- a CDS encoding TRC40/GET3/ArsA family transport-energizing ATPase translates to MSGIDVEPVDEDGDAARDSDDGHTIEVTPTDSVDDAETGERETVDVEPSDEPIDGPEYVLYGGKGGVGKTTMAAATALDSARGGTRTLIVSTDPAHSLSDTFETDIPAEPDRIRDDIPLYAAEIDPEAAMERGETPFGGAGAGAGTDAEADAEGPFSGGANGVGGGSSPFPGGEGAEGGPLGGLGEMLGGESPMDALFGGAMPGADEAAAMQLLLEYMDDERFERVIVDTAPTGHTLRLLQLPEIMDSMMGRLVKFRQRIGGMLDGVKGMFGGGEEPDDGSDLEDLEVLRERIERLRAALRDPARTDFRIVMIPEEMSVFESKRLRQQLREFEIPVGTVVVNRVMEPLSNVTDDVDGEFLQPNLDDCEFCQRRWDVQQGALAEAQDLFRGTDVRRVPLFAEEVRGEGMLEVVAACLR, encoded by the coding sequence ATGAGCGGCATCGACGTCGAACCGGTCGACGAGGACGGGGACGCGGCGAGGGACAGCGACGACGGACACACCATCGAGGTGACGCCGACCGACTCGGTCGACGACGCGGAGACGGGCGAGCGCGAGACCGTCGACGTCGAACCGTCCGACGAGCCAATCGACGGTCCCGAGTACGTCCTCTACGGTGGGAAAGGCGGCGTCGGGAAGACGACGATGGCGGCCGCGACCGCGCTCGACAGCGCCCGCGGCGGCACCCGGACGCTGATCGTCTCGACCGATCCGGCCCACTCGCTCTCGGACACCTTCGAGACCGACATCCCGGCCGAGCCCGACCGAATCCGCGACGACATCCCTCTCTACGCGGCCGAGATCGATCCGGAGGCCGCAATGGAGCGAGGCGAGACTCCCTTCGGCGGCGCGGGCGCAGGAGCGGGTACAGATGCAGAGGCAGACGCAGAGGGCCCGTTCTCCGGCGGGGCGAACGGGGTCGGCGGCGGGAGTTCTCCCTTCCCCGGCGGCGAGGGAGCCGAGGGCGGTCCCCTCGGCGGGCTCGGCGAGATGCTCGGCGGCGAGTCGCCGATGGACGCCCTCTTCGGCGGCGCGATGCCCGGCGCGGACGAGGCCGCGGCGATGCAGCTCCTGCTCGAGTACATGGACGACGAGCGCTTCGAGCGCGTGATCGTCGACACGGCCCCGACGGGCCACACGCTCCGGCTGCTGCAATTGCCCGAGATTATGGACTCCATGATGGGCCGACTGGTGAAGTTCCGCCAGCGCATCGGCGGCATGCTCGACGGCGTCAAGGGGATGTTCGGCGGTGGCGAGGAGCCCGACGACGGCAGCGACCTCGAGGACCTGGAAGTCCTCCGCGAGCGCATCGAGCGCCTGCGGGCGGCCCTGCGGGATCCCGCGCGGACGGACTTCCGGATCGTCATGATCCCCGAGGAGATGAGCGTCTTCGAGTCGAAGCGCCTGCGCCAGCAGCTCCGAGAGTTCGAGATTCCCGTCGGCACCGTCGTCGTCAACCGGGTGATGGAGCCGCTGTCGAACGTCACCGACGACGTCGACGGCGAGTTCCTGCAGCCGAATCTCGACGACTGCGAGTTCTGTCAGCGGCGGTGGGATGTCCAACAAGGCGCGCTCGCCGAGGCACAGGATCTCTTCCGCGGCACCGACGTTCGGCGGGTCCCCCTCTTTGCGGAAGAGGTCCGCGGTGAGGGGATGCTCGAGGTCGTCGCGGCCTGCCTGCGGTAA
- a CDS encoding pyridoxal phosphate-dependent aminotransferase — protein sequence MDYETPLFFRVMEYADAADRDVIDMVSGNPDWEPPEALRDGLREYADLEPDRFQYPPSEGLLELREEIATRRGIDAEQVIVTNGAGEANYLAMARALERDSGNEILLTDPVYPYYPGKTTMLGGTQRFVATADDGQLDPAAVRAAASEETAAIVVTTPNNPTGAVYPAETMRELVAVAEEYDAILISDEVYDHYDLSGEFASALETDSAHRIVTNAFSKSMAITGVRVGYAILPPELVDDAKSRHMLVNVATTRPGQYAVLNALRETRPDYYERNRERLRERVTTFTDALEAAGAEYTRPDGSFYVMARFDDYPGTLENVERLIDEAGVAGMPGEAFGDSRTEWLRFALVTPRVEEAAERLAAYFE from the coding sequence ATGGATTACGAGACGCCGCTTTTCTTCCGGGTCATGGAGTACGCGGACGCGGCGGACCGCGACGTCATCGACATGGTCAGCGGGAACCCCGACTGGGAGCCCCCCGAGGCGCTCCGGGACGGCCTGCGCGAGTACGCCGACCTCGAGCCCGACCGGTTCCAGTACCCGCCCAGCGAGGGGCTGCTCGAGTTACGCGAGGAGATCGCCACGCGCCGCGGCATCGACGCCGAGCAGGTCATCGTCACGAACGGCGCGGGCGAGGCGAACTACCTCGCGATGGCGCGGGCCCTCGAGCGAGACTCCGGGAACGAGATCCTGCTGACCGATCCGGTCTATCCCTACTATCCCGGCAAGACGACGATGCTCGGCGGAACACAGCGGTTCGTCGCGACCGCCGACGACGGGCAACTCGACCCCGCCGCCGTCCGCGCGGCCGCGAGCGAGGAGACCGCCGCGATCGTCGTGACCACGCCGAACAACCCGACCGGCGCGGTCTACCCCGCCGAGACGATGCGGGAACTCGTCGCCGTCGCCGAAGAATACGACGCGATCCTGATCAGCGACGAGGTCTACGACCACTACGACCTCTCGGGCGAGTTCGCGAGCGCGCTCGAGACCGATTCGGCCCACCGGATCGTCACGAACGCGTTTTCGAAGTCGATGGCGATCACCGGTGTTCGGGTGGGCTACGCGATCCTCCCGCCGGAACTCGTCGACGACGCCAAGAGCCGACACATGCTGGTCAACGTCGCGACTACCCGACCCGGCCAGTACGCGGTCCTGAACGCCCTGCGCGAGACGAGGCCGGACTACTACGAGCGCAACCGCGAACGCCTCCGCGAGCGCGTCACGACCTTTACCGACGCGCTCGAGGCGGCGGGAGCCGAGTACACCCGTCCAGACGGGTCGTTCTACGTGATGGCCCGCTTCGACGACTACCCGGGCACGCTCGAGAACGTCGAGCGACTGATCGACGAGGCCGGCGTGGCCGGGATGCCCGGGGAGGCCTTCGGCGACTCGCGGACGGAGTGGTTGCGGTTCGCCCTCGTGACCCCGCGCGTCGAGGAAGCGGCCGAGCGACTGGCAGCCTACTTCGAGTGA
- a CDS encoding CinA family protein, with translation MNDDIDRELPIEIADALRDAEETLAVAESCTGGLIGAAITAVPGASDYFDSGLTTYAYDAKRRHLGVSREALDEHGAVSEPVAHEMARGIRDVADVTWGISTTGVAGPTGGTDANPVGTVYIGVSYAGPWGSEDSYSTVSRYVFDGDRADVRAATVEQALEDLLAELEAR, from the coding sequence ATGAACGACGACATCGACCGCGAGCTGCCGATAGAGATCGCCGACGCCTTGCGGGACGCCGAGGAGACGCTGGCCGTCGCCGAGTCCTGTACCGGCGGCCTGATCGGTGCCGCGATCACCGCCGTCCCGGGCGCGAGCGACTACTTCGATTCGGGGCTGACGACCTACGCCTACGACGCCAAGCGCCGCCACCTCGGCGTCAGTCGGGAAGCCCTCGACGAACACGGTGCCGTCTCCGAACCCGTGGCTCACGAGATGGCACGGGGAATCCGAGACGTGGCGGACGTGACGTGGGGTATCTCGACGACCGGTGTCGCCGGCCCCACCGGCGGCACCGACGCGAACCCGGTCGGCACCGTCTACATCGGCGTCTCCTACGCGGGGCCGTGGGGGTCCGAGGACTCGTACTCGACCGTCTCTCGCTACGTCTTCGACGGCGATCGCGCGGACGTCCGCGCCGCGACCGTCGAGCAGGCGCTCGAGGACCTGCTCGCGGAACTCGAGGCGCGCTGA
- a CDS encoding metal-dependent hydrolase, with protein sequence MNKKGHVLNAVLLSIGLGYLLEPTGDLETFRTIVMIGVPVSLGALFPDVDTAFGKHRKTLHNLPILAAFVAFPYVFGNLEYVWIGVLTHYVLDVAGSKRGIALFYPVWKKEFGLPIGVAVSSKRADLMMAFVTVAELVLVALIVFEIPQWGFEMGRKTLGI encoded by the coding sequence ATGAACAAGAAGGGTCACGTGCTCAACGCCGTTCTGTTGAGCATCGGATTGGGATATTTGCTCGAGCCGACGGGGGATCTGGAGACGTTTCGAACGATCGTGATGATCGGCGTTCCGGTCTCGCTGGGGGCGCTGTTTCCGGACGTCGACACCGCGTTCGGCAAGCACCGGAAGACGCTCCATAACCTGCCGATTCTCGCGGCTTTCGTCGCCTTTCCGTACGTCTTCGGGAACCTCGAGTACGTCTGGATCGGCGTGTTGACCCACTACGTCCTCGATGTCGCGGGGAGCAAACGCGGGATCGCCCTGTTTTACCCCGTCTGGAAGAAGGAGTTCGGGCTGCCCATCGGTGTCGCGGTCAGCAGCAAGCGCGCCGATCTGATGATGGCGTTCGTCACCGTCGCCGAACTGGTACTGGTCGCCCTGATCGTCTTCGAGATCCCCCAGTGGGGCTTCGAGATGGGGCGGAAGACGCTCGGGATATAG
- a CDS encoding HalOD1 output domain-containing protein, with translation MGEELFSGRYTWSSTTPTVAIVNAIAGIEGVDPTDLSTALGTTLYEQIDPEALDTLVITGSHPEVAFTVDDYRVEIDENDLSIAAAHD, from the coding sequence ATGGGAGAAGAACTGTTTTCCGGTCGATACACGTGGTCAAGCACGACGCCGACCGTCGCCATCGTCAACGCGATCGCCGGCATCGAAGGCGTCGACCCGACCGACCTCTCGACGGCGCTGGGAACGACCCTGTACGAACAGATCGATCCGGAAGCGCTCGATACGCTCGTCATCACCGGCTCACACCCCGAGGTCGCGTTTACCGTCGACGACTATCGCGTCGAGATCGACGAGAACGATCTGTCGATTGCCGCCGCCCACGATTGA